The following are encoded together in the Tripterygium wilfordii isolate XIE 37 chromosome 3, ASM1340144v1, whole genome shotgun sequence genome:
- the LOC119995007 gene encoding protein PLANT CADMIUM RESISTANCE 2-like — MDSYKYPKQDAEVSWSTGLCDCFSDMRSCCITCFCPCITFGQVSDIVDRGSSSCATNGALYALIMYVTGCGCIYSCFYRSKLRRQYMLKASPCGDCMVHFCCETCALCQEYRELKARGFDMSIGWQANVERQFHGVTMAPTMEGGMRR, encoded by the exons ATGGATTCATACAAATACCCAAAACAAGATGCAGAAGTCTCTTGGTCGACCGGTCTCTGTGACTGCTTCAGTGACATGCGAAGCT GTTGCATAACCTGTTTCTGTCCATGCATTACTTTCGGGCAAGTCTCGGATATTGTAGATAGAGGATCGTCCT CTTGTGCGACAAATGGGGCCTTGTATGCCCTAATTATGTACGTGACTGGTTGTGGGTGTATCTACTCATGCTTCTACAGATCTAAACTGAGGAGGCAATACATGTTGAAAGCAAGCCCTTGTGGGGATTGTATGGTTCATTTTTGTTGCGAGACTTGTGCCTTGTGTCAAGAGTATCGTGAGCTCAAAGCCCGTGGATTTGACATGTCCATCG GATGGCAAGCTAATGTGGAGAGACAATTTCATGGAGTGACAATGGCTCCAACAATGGAAGGTGGGATGAGACGCTAA
- the LOC119995003 gene encoding 21 kDa protein-like — MTNLRLPFIFPLLLLLNLHSIGAVVSADPTTESSDSEYIRTSCGSTLYPDVCYTSLSRYASAVQSDPGRLARVAIAVNLSNARKMASYLSNLTREGGTNTGAASALHDCVSNLGDAVDEIEDSLKQMRDIGAGGASDFRFKISNVQTWMSAALTDEETCTDGFEDVPEGDKIKEKVLEGVGDVKKLTSNAVALVNNYASKGTPRKCV, encoded by the coding sequence ATGACTAACCTACGCCTTCCATTCATCTTCCCACTTTTACTACTACTGAATCTCCACTCAATCGGCGCCGTCGTTTCTGCTGACCCTACCACAGAATCAAGCGACTCAGAGTACATCCGAACAAGCTGCGGCTCCACTTTGTACCCTGACGTCTGCTACACCTCCCTCTCCCGCTACGCCAGCGCCGTCCAATCAGACCCAGGTCGGCTAGCCCGGGTTGCTATCGCCGTCAACCTCTCGAACGCTCGCAAAATGGCCTCCTACCTCTCCAACCTCACTCGGGAAGGCGGAACCAACACAGGCGCCGCCTCGGCCCTCCACGACTGCGTCTCGAACCTCGGTGACGCCGTGGATGAGATTGAGGACTCGTTGAAGCAGATGAGAGATATTGGGGCGGGTGGAGCGTCGGATTTTAGGTTCAAGATCAGCAACGTGCAGACGTGGATGAGCGCCGCCTTGACGGACGAGGAGACGTGTACGGACGGGTTCGAGGATGTTCCAGAAGGAGATAAGATCAAGGAGAAGGTTTTGGAGGGAGTGGGTGATGTAAAGAAGTTGACGAGTAATGCAGTCGCTCTGGTTAACAATTATGCTTCCAAGGGCACGCCGAGAAAGTGTGTTTAA